From Novosphingobium decolorationis, one genomic window encodes:
- a CDS encoding ATP synthase F1 subunit epsilon has protein sequence MALHFELVTPAKLVRSEDVHMVVVPGTEGEFGVLAGHAPFMSTVADGAIKVYKTENGIPEEIVISGGFAEVGDKGLTVLAEHVEN, from the coding sequence ATGGCACTGCATTTCGAACTCGTGACGCCGGCGAAGCTCGTTCGCTCGGAGGACGTCCACATGGTCGTCGTCCCCGGCACCGAAGGTGAGTTCGGTGTTCTTGCCGGTCACGCCCCCTTCATGTCGACCGTCGCCGATGGCGCGATCAAGGTCTACAAGACCGAGAACGGCATTCCCGAAGAGATCGTGATCTCGGGCGGCTTTGCCGAAGTCGGCGACAAGGGCCTGACCGTCCTGGCCGAACACGTCGAGAACTGA
- a CDS encoding HNH endonuclease gives MDNADKTCWLCLRELGRKVEWHHPVPKSRGGRATRPVHPICHRTLHVTFSNAELARIGENVEALRGQAEIARFLAWISNKPSDFHAPTRRKK, from the coding sequence ATGGACAACGCGGATAAGACCTGCTGGCTGTGCCTGCGCGAACTGGGACGAAAGGTGGAATGGCACCACCCGGTCCCCAAGAGCCGGGGAGGGCGCGCGACGCGGCCCGTCCATCCGATCTGCCATCGCACGCTGCACGTGACGTTCAGCAACGCCGAACTCGCGCGGATCGGAGAGAACGTCGAGGCGCTGCGCGGCCAGGCCGAGATCGCACGCTTCCTGGCCTGGATATCGAACAAGCCTTCCGATTTTCACGCGCCCACGCGGCGGAAGAAGTGA
- a CDS encoding CpaF family protein, translated as MTAFGRRSGIGQGTRPAFGVAKPLKGGAGAKDQQAPAPGSAPVPGNDAPSSPAAEKAPSNPNSREDAMSRLADRANAVHENQEQDSFEASIHKIKEQVLPRLLERVDPEAAATLTKDELSEEFRPIIVEVLAELKITFNRREQFALEKVLIDELLGFGPLEELLNDPDVSDIMVNGPNQTYIEKKGKLQLAGTKFRDEQHLFQIAQRIVNQVGRRVDQTTPLADARLKDGSRVNVIVPPLSLRGTAISIRKFSEKPITIDMLRDFGSMSDKMATALKIAGACRMNVVISGGTGSGKTTMLSALSKMIDPGERVLTIEDAAELRLQQPHWLPLETRPPNLEGQGAITIGDLVKNALRMRPDRIILGEIRGAECFDLLAAMNTGHDGSMCTLHANSPRECLGRMENMILMGDIKIPKEAISRQIAESVDIIVQVKRLRDGSRRTTNITEVIGMEGDVIVTQELFKFEYLDETDDGKIVGEFRASGLRPYTLEKARQFGFDQAYLEACL; from the coding sequence ATGACGGCATTCGGGCGGCGCAGTGGGATCGGACAGGGTACGCGTCCAGCTTTCGGGGTGGCCAAACCCCTGAAGGGTGGAGCAGGCGCCAAGGACCAGCAAGCTCCGGCTCCCGGTTCCGCGCCCGTCCCGGGCAACGATGCCCCGTCCTCTCCTGCGGCCGAGAAGGCCCCGAGCAATCCCAATTCGCGCGAAGATGCGATGTCGCGGCTCGCCGACCGCGCCAATGCCGTCCACGAAAACCAGGAGCAGGACAGCTTCGAGGCCTCGATCCACAAGATCAAGGAGCAGGTCCTCCCCCGCCTCCTCGAACGAGTCGATCCCGAGGCGGCCGCGACGCTGACCAAGGACGAACTCTCCGAGGAATTCCGTCCGATCATCGTCGAAGTGCTGGCCGAACTGAAGATCACCTTCAACCGGCGCGAGCAGTTCGCGCTCGAGAAGGTGCTGATCGACGAACTCTTGGGCTTTGGTCCGCTGGAGGAGCTTCTCAACGACCCTGACGTGTCGGACATCATGGTCAACGGCCCCAACCAGACCTACATCGAGAAGAAGGGCAAGCTGCAGCTGGCCGGAACCAAGTTCCGCGACGAACAGCACCTCTTCCAGATCGCCCAGCGCATCGTGAACCAGGTCGGCCGCCGCGTCGACCAGACGACCCCGCTCGCCGACGCCCGCCTCAAGGATGGCAGCCGCGTCAACGTGATCGTCCCGCCGCTCAGCTTGCGCGGCACCGCGATCTCGATTCGTAAGTTCTCCGAGAAGCCGATCACCATCGACATGCTGCGCGACTTCGGCTCGATGTCGGACAAGATGGCGACCGCACTCAAGATTGCGGGGGCGTGCCGCATGAACGTGGTCATCTCGGGCGGTACCGGCTCGGGCAAGACGACCATGCTCAGCGCGCTCTCGAAGATGATCGATCCGGGCGAGCGCGTTCTGACCATCGAGGACGCGGCCGAATTGCGCCTGCAGCAGCCGCACTGGCTGCCGCTTGAAACGCGCCCTCCGAACCTGGAGGGCCAGGGCGCCATCACCATCGGCGACCTCGTCAAGAACGCCCTGCGTATGCGCCCGGACCGCATCATCCTGGGCGAAATTCGCGGCGCGGAATGTTTCGACCTTCTCGCCGCCATGAACACCGGCCACGATGGCTCGATGTGTACCCTCCACGCCAACTCCCCGCGCGAGTGTCTGGGGCGTATGGAAAACATGATCCTGATGGGCGACATCAAGATCCCCAAGGAAGCGATCAGCCGCCAGATCGCCGAATCCGTCGACATCATCGTGCAGGTCAAGCGCCTGCGCGACGGTTCGCGCCGCACCACCAACATCACCGAAGTGATCGGCATGGAAGGCGACGTCATCGTCACCCAGGAACTGTTCAAGTTCGAGTATCTGGACGAGACCGACGACGGCAAGATCGTCGGTGAGTTCCGCGCCTCGGGCCTGCGCCCCTACACGCTGGAAAAGGCGCGCCAATTCGGCTTTGACCAGGCCTATCTGGAAGCCTGCCTCTAG
- a CDS encoding F0F1 ATP synthase subunit gamma — protein MASLKELKGRINSVKSTQKITKAKQMVAAAKLRKAQEAAEQARPYAARLAEVMGSLASKVTISENSPKLLAGTGSDQVHLLVVANSDKGLCGAFNSNIVKAAVQKARKLEAEGKTVLFYLVGRKGRAVIKREFPKQIEHMFDTTDVRNPGFDEAEKIADELVALYEKGKFDVAHLFFAKFRSALVQEPTGQQIIPVPTPEAAAATAGQDAVTEYEPEEEEILAALLPRYLKTQLFGALLENAASEQGASMTAMDNATRNAGDLIQKLTIQYNRSRQAAITTELVEIIAGAEAL, from the coding sequence GTGGCATCGCTCAAGGAACTCAAGGGCCGGATCAACTCGGTCAAGTCGACCCAGAAGATCACGAAGGCCAAGCAGATGGTCGCCGCGGCCAAGCTGCGCAAGGCACAGGAAGCCGCCGAACAGGCGCGCCCCTATGCCGCTCGCCTCGCCGAGGTGATGGGCTCGCTCGCGAGCAAGGTCACGATCAGCGAGAACAGCCCCAAGCTCCTTGCTGGGACCGGCAGCGACCAGGTTCATCTCCTTGTCGTCGCCAACTCGGACAAGGGTCTGTGCGGCGCGTTCAACTCGAACATCGTGAAGGCCGCGGTCCAGAAGGCGCGCAAACTCGAAGCTGAGGGCAAGACCGTGCTGTTCTACCTCGTGGGCCGCAAGGGCCGCGCGGTGATCAAGCGCGAATTCCCCAAGCAGATCGAGCACATGTTCGACACGACCGACGTGCGCAATCCCGGCTTCGACGAAGCCGAGAAGATCGCGGACGAACTCGTTGCCCTCTACGAAAAGGGCAAGTTCGACGTCGCGCATCTGTTCTTCGCGAAGTTCCGCTCGGCGCTGGTCCAGGAGCCGACCGGTCAGCAGATCATCCCCGTTCCCACGCCTGAGGCTGCCGCTGCGACGGCCGGTCAGGACGCGGTGACCGAGTATGAGCCGGAAGAGGAAGAAATCCTCGCCGCGCTGCTGCCGCGTTACCTCAAGACCCAGCTCTTCGGTGCCCTGCTGGAGAACGCCGCATCCGAACAGGGTGCGTCGATGACGGCCATGGACAACGCCACGCGCAACGCAGGCGACCTGATCCAGAAGCTGACCATCCAGTACAACCGCAGCCGCCAGGCCGCGATCACCACCGAACTCGTTGAAATTATCGCGGGCGCGGAAGCGCTCTAA
- a CDS encoding F0F1 ATP synthase subunit delta: MENSGGIKASLQGRYASALFELASENGTVTTVESDLDKTAQAIAENEDLAGLIRNPEVSRKDAAKAMNAVADILGLSPVSKNFLGVLADNRRLSALPEIIRAFSAIAAAQRGEATAEVTSAHALDDLQVEQLRQKLEAREGRNVKIKTSVDPDLLGGLVVTIGSKRIDSSIRTRLNSLAQAMKG; the protein is encoded by the coding sequence GTGGAGAACTCCGGCGGAATCAAGGCCAGCTTGCAAGGACGGTACGCTTCGGCGCTGTTCGAACTTGCCAGCGAAAACGGCACCGTAACGACAGTCGAAAGCGACCTCGACAAGACCGCTCAGGCGATTGCCGAGAACGAGGACCTCGCCGGCCTGATTCGGAATCCCGAAGTCAGCCGCAAGGATGCCGCCAAGGCGATGAACGCCGTGGCCGACATCCTGGGCCTGTCCCCGGTAAGCAAGAACTTCCTGGGCGTGCTGGCGGACAACCGTCGCCTCTCGGCCCTGCCCGAAATCATCCGGGCCTTCAGCGCGATTGCCGCTGCGCAGCGCGGCGAGGCAACGGCCGAAGTCACTTCGGCCCATGCGCTCGACGACCTGCAGGTCGAGCAGCTTCGCCAGAAGCTGGAAGCGCGTGAAGGCCGCAACGTAAAAATCAAGACGAGCGTCGATCCGGACCTTCTTGGCGGCCTTGTCGTCACGATCGGTTCGAAGCGTATTGACAGCTCGATCCGCACCCGTCTCAATTCGCTCGCCCAGGCCATGAAGGGCTGA
- a CDS encoding phospholipase A — translation MTIARSRAGWLRTGAVLPLGGLVLALSHAPAWAQDQKSDAPRLLVAQMEPTVDASIVEIEVVALPGAGAPAAVPDNLDAILTVGMQRVPATITCAAAESGEVAFANPATRPCQLRLPNAVVASEQASESASISLSLDKGAASPHYLVPSRAQRLAVAAPAVAPSGEETAIAVAPEAKQAETGIVLAPSEVPSAKGERGNAFLDNLSAYGPIYAAYGPGTNSEGRIQISFKYQLFGDPGDVGLGAPFVNGLHFAYTQRLFWDLGADSSPFRNIDFMPEIFYLQPAVEVGDGLSLGGQVGLRHESNGRDGDASRSANTVYIQPVASVQAGDYTVSFGPRLFFYVGDLSDNPDIRHYRGSTGLFAEIGKPDGLRLTTTSRLNFGSGKGAVEGELSYPMDNIIDTGLNLYLFGQAFAGYGENLLDYDRKVTRLRFGVSIVR, via the coding sequence ATGACTATTGCACGCAGCCGGGCCGGATGGCTTCGGACAGGCGCCGTCCTGCCGTTGGGCGGTCTCGTCCTTGCTCTTTCGCATGCTCCGGCCTGGGCCCAGGATCAGAAATCGGATGCGCCGCGCCTGCTCGTTGCGCAGATGGAGCCGACCGTGGACGCGTCCATTGTCGAAATCGAGGTCGTCGCGCTTCCCGGCGCAGGTGCACCCGCAGCCGTCCCGGATAATCTCGATGCGATCCTGACGGTGGGGATGCAGCGGGTTCCTGCAACGATCACGTGCGCTGCAGCGGAAAGCGGCGAAGTGGCATTTGCCAATCCCGCCACGCGCCCGTGTCAGCTGCGCCTTCCCAACGCGGTCGTGGCGAGCGAGCAGGCAAGCGAAAGCGCTTCGATCTCGCTGAGCCTGGACAAGGGCGCGGCCTCGCCGCACTATCTCGTTCCCAGCCGCGCCCAGCGTCTGGCCGTGGCCGCCCCTGCGGTGGCACCGTCGGGTGAGGAAACGGCCATCGCAGTAGCCCCCGAGGCGAAGCAGGCCGAGACCGGCATCGTGCTCGCGCCCAGCGAAGTGCCCTCGGCCAAGGGCGAGCGAGGCAATGCCTTTCTCGACAACCTTTCCGCTTATGGTCCGATCTACGCCGCCTACGGTCCGGGCACGAACAGCGAAGGGCGCATCCAGATCAGCTTCAAATACCAGCTCTTCGGCGATCCGGGCGACGTCGGGCTGGGCGCACCGTTCGTGAACGGTCTCCACTTTGCCTACACCCAGCGCCTGTTCTGGGATCTGGGGGCGGATTCCTCGCCCTTCCGCAACATCGATTTCATGCCGGAGATCTTCTATCTTCAGCCCGCCGTCGAAGTGGGCGATGGGCTGTCGCTCGGAGGGCAGGTGGGCCTTCGCCACGAATCCAATGGCCGCGACGGGGACGCCTCGCGCAGCGCCAACACGGTCTACATCCAGCCGGTCGCCTCCGTGCAGGCGGGCGATTACACGGTGTCGTTCGGGCCGCGCCTGTTCTTCTACGTGGGTGATCTTTCGGACAACCCCGATATCCGCCACTACCGCGGTTCAACCGGCCTCTTTGCCGAGATCGGCAAGCCCGATGGCCTGCGTCTCACCACGACCAGTCGGCTCAACTTCGGCTCGGGCAAGGGCGCGGTCGAAGGGGAGCTGTCCTATCCCATGGACAACATCATCGACACCGGCCTCAACCTCTACCTCTTCGGGCAGGCGTTTGCGGGGTACGGTGAGAACCTGCTGGACTATGACCGCAAGGTCACGCGTCTGCGCTTCGGTGTCTCCATCGTTCGCTGA
- the atpD gene encoding F0F1 ATP synthase subunit beta, with protein MATAPVLNQTTAGKISQVIGAVVDVIFEGELPPILTALETENNGQKLVLEVAQHLGENTVRTIAMDGTDGLTRGQNVTSTGKQISVPVGPKTLGRIMNVVGDPIDERGPIGSDMHAAIHAEAPPFIEQSTEAAILVTGIKVIDLLAPYAKGGKIGLFGGAGVGKTVLIQELINNIAKGHGGVSVFAGVGERTREGNDLYHEFLDAGVIAKDAEGNAISDGSKVALVFGQMNEPPGARARVALSGLTMAEYFRDQEGQDVLFFVDNIFRFTQAGAEVSALLGRIPSAVGYQPTLSTDMGQLQERITSTTKGSITSVQAIYVPADDLTDPAPATSFAHLDATTTLNRAISELGIYPAVDPLDSTSRVLEPRVVGTEHYETARAVQEILQKYKSLQDIIAILGMDELSEEDKLTVARARKIQRFLSQPFHVAEVFTGISGKFVQLEDTVKSFKAVVEGEYDHLPEAAFYMVGGIEEAVAKAKKLAEDA; from the coding sequence ATGGCCACTGCACCCGTGCTTAACCAGACTACCGCTGGCAAGATCAGCCAGGTCATCGGCGCCGTCGTCGACGTCATCTTCGAAGGCGAACTGCCCCCCATCCTCACCGCGCTCGAGACCGAGAACAACGGCCAGAAGCTGGTTCTCGAAGTCGCGCAGCACCTCGGTGAGAACACCGTGCGCACCATCGCCATGGACGGCACCGACGGCCTCACCCGCGGCCAGAACGTGACCTCGACCGGCAAGCAGATCTCGGTGCCGGTTGGCCCCAAGACGCTCGGCCGCATCATGAACGTCGTGGGCGATCCCATCGACGAACGTGGCCCGATCGGTTCGGACATGCACGCGGCGATCCACGCCGAAGCGCCCCCGTTCATCGAGCAGTCGACCGAAGCGGCCATCCTCGTGACGGGCATCAAGGTCATCGACCTTCTCGCTCCCTACGCCAAGGGCGGCAAGATCGGCCTGTTCGGCGGCGCGGGCGTGGGCAAGACCGTGCTCATCCAGGAGCTCATCAACAACATCGCGAAGGGCCACGGCGGCGTGTCCGTGTTCGCCGGTGTGGGTGAGCGTACCCGTGAAGGTAACGACCTCTACCACGAATTCCTCGACGCTGGCGTTATCGCCAAGGACGCCGAAGGCAACGCGATCTCCGACGGCTCGAAGGTCGCCCTCGTCTTCGGTCAGATGAACGAGCCCCCGGGCGCCCGTGCCCGCGTCGCGCTCTCGGGCCTGACCATGGCCGAGTACTTCCGTGACCAGGAAGGCCAGGACGTTCTCTTCTTCGTCGACAACATCTTCCGCTTCACCCAGGCTGGCGCCGAAGTGTCGGCTCTCCTTGGCCGTATTCCTTCGGCCGTGGGCTACCAGCCGACCCTGTCGACCGACATGGGCCAGCTGCAGGAGCGCATCACCTCGACGACCAAGGGCTCGATCACCTCGGTCCAGGCCATCTACGTCCCCGCGGACGACCTTACCGACCCGGCTCCGGCTACCTCGTTCGCCCACCTTGACGCGACGACCACGCTGAACCGTGCGATCTCGGAGCTGGGCATCTACCCGGCCGTCGACCCGCTCGACTCGACCAGCCGCGTTCTCGAACCGCGCGTTGTCGGCACCGAGCACTACGAGACCGCCCGCGCCGTCCAGGAAATCCTGCAGAAGTACAAGTCGCTGCAGGACATCATCGCCATTCTCGGCATGGACGAGCTCTCGGAAGAGGACAAGCTGACGGTCGCCCGCGCCCGTAAGATCCAGCGCTTCCTTTCGCAGCCGTTCCACGTCGCCGAGGTCTTCACCGGCATCTCGGGCAAGTTCGTCCAGCTCGAAGACACCGTGAAGTCGTTCAAGGCCGTCGTCGAAGGCGAATACGACCACCTCCCCGAAGCGGCCTTCTACATGGTCGGCGGCATCGAGGAAGCGGTTGCCAAGGCGAAGAAGCTGGCAGAAGACGCCTAA
- the atpA gene encoding F0F1 ATP synthase subunit alpha encodes MDIRAAEISKVIKDQIANFGTEAQVSEVGKVLSVGDGIARIHGLDQCQAGEMVEFANGVQGMALNLEADNVGVVIFGSDAEIKEGDTVKRTGTIVDVPTGKGLLGRVVDALGNPIDGKGPIMYTERRRVESKAPGIIPRKSVHEPVQTGLKAIDALVPVGRGQRELIIGDRQTGKTAVAIDTFINQKGPNQSDDENKKLYCIYVAVGQKRSTVAQIVRQLEENGAMEYSIVIAATASEPAPLQYLAPYTGAAMGEFFRDNGMHAVIVYDDLSKQAVAYRQMSLLLRRPPGREAYPGDVFYLHSRLLERAAKMSDEMGAGSLTALPIIETQAGDVSAYIPTNVISITDGQIFLETGLFYQGVRPAINVGLSVSRVGGSAQTKAMKKVAGSIKLELAQYREMAAFAQFGSDLDASTQKLLNRGARLTELLKQPQFSPLPFEEQTVSIFAGTNGYLDSVAVGDVVRYEAEMLSFMRSEHAEVLAEIRESKKFEGEVKDKTVAALDKFAKTFA; translated from the coding sequence ATGGATATCCGCGCAGCAGAAATCTCGAAGGTCATCAAGGACCAGATTGCCAACTTCGGCACCGAAGCTCAGGTTTCGGAAGTGGGCAAGGTGCTCTCCGTCGGTGACGGTATTGCCCGCATTCATGGCCTCGACCAGTGCCAGGCTGGCGAAATGGTCGAATTCGCCAACGGCGTGCAGGGCATGGCGCTCAACCTCGAAGCCGACAACGTCGGCGTCGTGATCTTCGGCTCGGACGCCGAGATCAAGGAAGGCGACACCGTCAAGCGCACCGGCACCATCGTCGACGTGCCGACCGGCAAGGGCCTGCTCGGCCGCGTCGTCGACGCACTTGGCAACCCGATCGATGGCAAGGGCCCGATCATGTACACCGAGCGCCGCCGCGTGGAATCGAAGGCTCCGGGCATCATCCCGCGCAAGTCGGTGCACGAGCCCGTGCAGACCGGCCTCAAGGCCATCGACGCCCTCGTTCCCGTCGGCCGTGGCCAGCGTGAGCTGATCATCGGTGACCGTCAGACCGGCAAGACCGCCGTCGCCATCGACACCTTCATCAACCAGAAGGGTCCGAACCAGAGCGACGACGAGAACAAGAAGCTCTACTGCATCTACGTCGCCGTCGGCCAGAAGCGCTCGACCGTCGCGCAGATCGTCCGTCAGCTCGAAGAGAACGGCGCGATGGAATACTCCATCGTCATCGCCGCGACCGCTTCGGAGCCGGCTCCGCTGCAGTACCTCGCGCCCTACACCGGTGCCGCGATGGGTGAGTTCTTCCGCGACAACGGCATGCACGCCGTGATCGTGTACGACGACCTTTCCAAGCAGGCCGTTGCCTACCGTCAGATGTCGCTGCTCCTTCGCCGCCCCCCGGGCCGCGAAGCCTATCCCGGCGACGTGTTCTATCTCCACAGCCGTCTCCTCGAGCGCGCTGCGAAGATGAGCGACGAGATGGGTGCCGGCTCGCTGACCGCGCTGCCGATCATCGAAACCCAGGCGGGCGACGTCTCGGCCTACATTCCGACCAACGTGATCTCGATCACCGACGGCCAGATCTTCCTTGAAACCGGCCTGTTCTACCAGGGCGTGCGTCCGGCCATCAACGTCGGCCTGTCGGTCAGCCGCGTCGGCGGTTCGGCCCAGACCAAGGCGATGAAGAAGGTTGCCGGCTCGATCAAGCTCGAGCTCGCGCAGTACCGCGAAATGGCGGCCTTCGCGCAGTTCGGCTCGGACCTCGACGCCTCGACCCAGAAGCTCCTCAATCGCGGTGCGCGCCTGACCGAGCTGCTCAAGCAGCCCCAGTTCTCGCCGCTCCCGTTCGAAGAGCAGACCGTGTCGATCTTCGCGGGCACCAACGGCTACCTCGACAGCGTCGCTGTCGGCGACGTCGTGCGCTACGAAGCCGAGATGCTCAGCTTCATGCGTTCGGAGCACGCCGAGGTTCTGGCCGAGATCCGCGAGAGCAAGAAGTTCGAGGGCGAGGTGAAGGACAAGACCGTCGCCGCGCTCGACAAGTTCGCCAAGACCTTCGCGTAA